The proteins below come from a single Cannabis sativa cultivar Pink pepper isolate KNU-18-1 chromosome 3, ASM2916894v1, whole genome shotgun sequence genomic window:
- the LOC115709109 gene encoding heavy metal-associated isoprenylated plant protein 7 produces MGEEEKKPEEKKVEEKKPEEAKKPAEEKKEEKKTEEEKPASAPAPAPAPVAEEKKEEKKTEEASKDQAPPPPPPPPQEIVLRVFMHCEGCARKVRRCLKGFEGVEDVTTDCKTHKVIVKGEKADPLKVLERVQRKSHRQVELLSPIPKPPTEEKKPEEKEKPKPEEKKEEVPIVTVVLKVYMHCEACAQEIKKRIMRMKGVESAEPDLKSSQVTVKGALDPTKLVEYVYKRTGKHAVIVKQDSDKKESKEEKKAEEGGEKDKDKKGSGGEGGEGAPAPAAEGGKEEKKEKKEEGDQGVVVEENSVVELKKNEFSYYYPQPRYGMENMYAYNNNISIASVPNANIYNPNAYNAYPPQYFSDENPNACSVM; encoded by the exons ATGGGAGAG GAGGAAAAgaaaccggaggagaagaaagtTGAAGAGAAAAAACCAGAAGAGGCTAAAAAGCCGGCGGAGgagaaaaaagaagagaagaaaacagAGGAAGAGAAACCGGCTTCGGCTCCAGCTCCGGCTCCGGCTCCTGTAGCTGAAGAGAAAAAGGAAGAGAAGAAAACAGAGGAAGCTTCCAAAGACCAAGCTCCGCCGCCTCCTCCGCCGCCGCCACAAGAGATTGTTCTAAGAGTTTTTATGCATTGTGAAGGTTGTGCTAGAAAAGTCCGCCGCTGTCTTAAAGGGTTTGAAG gGGTTGAAGATGTGACTACCGATTGTAAAACTCACAAAGTGATTGTTAAAGGAGAGAAAGCTGATCCACTTAAGGTATTGGAGAGGGTTCAGAGGAAGAGTCATAGACAGGTTGAGCTTCTTTCTCCAATTCCAAAACCACCAACAGAGGAGAAAAAGCCTGAAGAGAAAGAGAAGCCTAAACCAGAGGAAAAGAAAgaagag GTTCCAATCGTGACAGTGGTCCTAAAAGTTTACATGCATTGTGAAGCTTGTGCACAAGAAATCAAAAAGCGCATAATGAGAATGAAAG GAGTGGAATCAGCTGAACCAGATCTAAAAAGCTCACAAGTAACAGTAAAGGGAGCATTGGATCCAACCAAGTTGGTTGAATACGTGTACAAGAGAACAGGAAAACATGCAGTGATAGTAAAACAAGACTCGGATAAGAAAGAAagtaaagaagagaaaaaagctGAAGAAGGTGGTGAGAAAGACAAAGACAAAAAAGGTAGTGGTGGTGAGGGTGGTGAGGGTGCACCTGCACCTGCAGCAGAGGGTggaaaagaagagaagaaagaaaagaaagaagaaggtgATCAAGGTGTTGTTGTTGAGGAAAATAGTGTTGTTGAGCTTAAGAAGAATGAGTTTAGTTATTACTATCCACAACCAAGGTATGGTATGGAAAATATGTATGCCTATAATAACAATATTAGTATTGCTTCTGTTCCTAATGCTAATATCTATAATCCTAATGCCTATAATGCCTACCCTCCTCAGTATTTCAGTGATGAAAATCCTAATGCCTGTTCTGTTATGTAA